In Ciconia boyciana chromosome 16, ASM3463844v1, whole genome shotgun sequence, one genomic interval encodes:
- the LOC140660566 gene encoding autophagy-related protein 2 homolog A-like, whose protein sequence is MRRWAAGWPEALKARAARYALERSLGPFLEERLRLEQLSLDLRGGTGALRDLRLRAAAVDEVLAGAGAPLELREGCLGAVTVTVPWAALGSRACRLHVTGLRLALSPREWPRSPTPLPRSPRGPVIPPGPWQRGAGPGSPTGRPEPGREPPELPLEGLEALALTIDAVLRRLRVVLEDTVLRLELPPAGAQPGAALELRLPRVEYQDEGGPDMGPPAVLHKGLRFCDLGLFCQELPPRCPLEDAPPPAHVGLSPGPPRLSLPLKQNEALPGPTVDVEGKVGALHLLLPPCCWGPCGGCWGPQPPGEWPPGAGAPPAGRSRSRPLGPQDLQVIERELSRCLRGGPQSPQRGPRLG, encoded by the exons atGCGGCGGTGGGCGGCGGGGTGGCCGGAGGCGCTGAAGGCGCGGGCCGCCCGCTACGCGCTGGAGCGATCGCTCGGCCCCTTCCTGGAGGAACGGCTGCggctggagcagctcagccTCGACCTCCGCGGCGGTACCGGAGCCCTGCGCGACCTCCGCCTGCGCGCCGCG GCGGTGGATGAGGTGctggccggggcgggggcgccgcTGGAGCTGCGGGAGGGCTGCCTGGGCGCCGTCACCGTCACCGTGCCCTGGGCCGCGCTGGGCAGCCGGGCCTGCCGCCTGCACGTCACCGGGCTGCGGCTGGCCCTGAGCCCCCGTGAGTGGCCCCGGTcacccacccccctcccccggaGTCCCCGGGGCCCGGTCATCCCCCCGGGGCCCT ggcagcggggggccgggccgggttCCCCCACAGGGCGGCCGGAGCCGGGCCGGGAGCCCCCGGAGCTGCCcctggaggggctggaggcGCTGGCCCTCACCATCGACGCag tgctgcGGCGGCTGCGGGTGGTGCTGGAGGACACGGTGCTGCGCCTGGAGCTGCCCCCGGCCGGGGCCCAGCCCGGGGCCGCCCTCGAGCTGCGCCTGCCCAG GGTGGAGTACCAGGACGAGGGGGGGCCGGACATGGGCCCCCCCGCCGTGCTGCACAAGGGGCTGCGGTTCTGCGACCTGGGGCTCTTCTGCCAGGAGCTGCCACCCCGCTGTCCCCTG GAGGACGCACCCCCCCCCGCGCAcgtggggctcagccccgggcccccccggcTTTCCCTGCCGCTGAAGCAGAACGAGGCGCTGCCGGGACCCACGG TGGATGTGGAGGGGAAGGTGGGGGCcctgcatctgctgctgcccccctgctgctggggaccctgcgggggctgctggggcccTCAGCCCCCCGGTGAGTGgccaccggg AGCCGGGGCCCCCCCCGCGGGGCGGAGCCGCAGCCGCCCCCTGGGCCCCCAGGACCTGCAGGTGATCGAGCGGGAGCTGAGCCGCTGCCTGcgggggggaccccagagcccccagcgAGGACCCCGACTCGGGTGa
- the ARL2 gene encoding ADP-ribosylation factor-like protein 2 has translation MGLLTILKKMREKERELRLLVLGLDNAGKTTLLKRFNGEDVTTISPTLGFNIKTLEHRGFKLNVWDVGGQSSLRSYWRNYFESTDGLVWVVDSGDRQRLELCGRELRGLLREERLAGATLLVFANKQDLPGALPASAIREALELDAIRSHHWCIQGCSAFTGHNLLAGMDWLLDDIASRLCPAD, from the exons ATGGGGCTGCTGACGATCCTGAAGAAGATGCGGGAGAAGGAGCGCGAGCTGCGGCTGCTCGTGCT GGGCCTGGACAACGCGGGGAAGACGACGCTGCTGAAGAGGTTCAACGGGGAGGACGTGACCACCATCTCCCCCACCCTCGGCTTCAACATCAAGACCCTCGAGCACCGCGG GTTCAAGCTGAACGTCTGGGACGTGGGCGGGCAGAGCTCCCTGCGCTCCTACTGGCGCAACTACTTCGAGAGCACCGACGGCCTCGTCTGGGTGGTCGACAGCGGCGACCGGCAGCGCCTCGAGCTCTGCGGCCGCGAGCTGCGCGGGCTCCTGCGCGAGGAG cgcCTGGCCGGGGCCACCCTCCTCGTCTTCGCCAACAAGCAGGACCTGCCCGGGGCTCTCCCGGCCAGCGCCATCCGCGAG GCCCTGGAGCTGGACGCCATCCGAAGCCACCACTGGTGCATCCAGGGCTGCTCGGCCTTCACCGGCCACAACCTCCTGGCCGGCATGGACTGGCTGCTGGACGACATCGCCAGCCGCCTCTGCCCCGCCGACTGa